One part of the Magallana gigas chromosome 5, xbMagGiga1.1, whole genome shotgun sequence genome encodes these proteins:
- the LOC136275316 gene encoding serine/threonine-protein phosphatase 6 regulatory ankyrin repeat subunit A-like, which produces MSLADFLRGNLPTTEEKEESDSEAPSFPVKWNTTAVTIPEDEHTIFAAVRYNDTHRIEQLLRQSIDVNIVHNSSQCLLRKSKVQKSVAMQLNEYTPLHVACLHSSIEVIKLLLENKADVNMIDSTKRTALHYATLANRPDVVSICIEHGANVNQQTSSGKTALMYAVQEKNMAIVKALLAAGADVTLKDLKGGAAIEICLLSAGRKSNVQIIKALLEAGSDPNAENHSKATPLMLAAGTGQLDVINLLLDAGVDINHEDNKGKTALHICCEHTRMTRAGRLLLSRGADINHKDHSGKTPLDKALQFSKIGTVMFLLQADCQRSPDLMKTEKIRELCGMYPPLTLFLEHEFNQPWNLLRLCRFNIRNSVKPNKLKDIPHQLLLPRTLLNYLTFSDVDLYLL; this is translated from the exons ATGTCTTTGGCGGACTTTCTTCGTGGCAATCTCCCGACTACAGAGGAAAAAGAGGAGTCGGATTCGGAAGCTCCAAGCTTCCCAGTGAAGTGGAACACGACAGCCGTCACTATCCCCGAAGATGAACACACCATCTTTGCAGCAGTACGCTATAATGACACCCACAGAATCGAACAGCTGCTTCGTCAGAGTATAGATGTTAATATTGTACATAATT cATCTCAGTGTTTGCTGAGGAAAAGCAAGGTGCAGAAAAGTGTTGCTATGCAATTGAATGAATACACACCTCTTCATGTGGCTTGTTTGCATTCATCAATTGAG gtaATAAAGTTGCTGTTAGAAAACAAGGCGGACGTGAATATGATAGATTCAACCAAACGCACTGCTCTACATTATGCCACCTTAGCAAACCGTCCAGATGTTGTCAGTATTTGCATAGAACATG GTGCCAACGTTAACCAACAGACGTCGAGCGGGAAGACAGCTCTGATGTACGCCGTGCAGGAGAAGAACATGGCCATTGTTAAGGCTTTGCTGGCGGCTGGTGCTGACGTCACATTAAAAGACCTCAAAGGTGGTGCGGCCATTGAGATTTGTCTACTTTCCGCAGGGAGAAAAAGCAACGTACAGATTATCAAGGCTCTCTTGGAAG CCGGAAGTGATCCTAATGCTGAGAATCACTCCAAAGCCACGCCCCTAATGTTGGCCGCGGGAACAGGGCAGTTAGACGTCATCAACCTCTTGTTGGACGCGGGAGTCGATATCAACCAT GAAGACAACAAGGGAAAGACGGCGCTCCACATCTGTTGTGAACACACCCGTATGACCCGAGCAGGTCGTCTGCTTTTATCCCGGGGAGCAGACATCAATCATAAAGACCATTCAG GAAAAACTCCATTAGACAAAGCCCTGCAGTTCAGTAAGATCGGGACCGTCATGTTCCTATTACAAGCAGACTGTCAGAGAAGTCCCGATTTGATGAAGACCGAGAAGATCCGAGAACTCTGCGGCATGTATCCGCCATTGACTCTATTTTTGGAACACGAGTTCAATCAACCGTGGAACCTGCTGAGGTTATGCAGATTCAACATCAGAAACTCCGTTAAACCCAATAAACTTAAGGACATCCCACACCAACTTCTGCTTCCGAGAACTCTTCTAAATTATTTGACTTTTAGTGATGTAGATTTATACCTTCTTTAG